The following coding sequences lie in one Paramormyrops kingsleyae isolate MSU_618 chromosome 15, PKINGS_0.4, whole genome shotgun sequence genomic window:
- the ptbp2a gene encoding polypyrimidine tract-binding protein 2 isoform X1: protein MLAWVVSMKQAGWERSIVSDVAIGVKRGSDELMSSSLYNSPTSGLTGIVTANGNDSKKLRVEDRMDCPPSRVIHIRKLPNEVSETEVIALGLPFGKVTNILTLKGKNQAFLELGTEEAAMTMVNYYTAVTPHVRNVPVFIQYSNHKELKTDNAGNQRAQAVLQAVSAVQAGGAATPVTASSENALTPTPSPVLRIIIDNMFYPVTLDVLQQIFSKFGTVMKIITFTKNNQFQALLQFSDPVNAQQAKLALDGQNIYNACCTLRIDFSKLVNLNVKYNNDKSRDYTRPELPAGDGQPAVDSSVAATFNKDSSSLLGTPSGIVAPYTSGGGFPSSLGFAQGGGALSPLSAAAAAAVAAGRVALSGHSGTNGVLLVSNLNEEMVTPQSLFTLFGVYGDAQRVKILYNKKDSALIQMADGNQAQLAMSHLNGQKMYGKIIRVTLSKHQMVQLPREGLDDQGLTKDFTNSPLHRFKKPGSKNFQNIFPPSATLHLSNIPQDVTEDDLRVLFSNSGGTVKAFKFFQDRKMALLQMSTVEEAIQALIDLHNYNMGDNHHLRVSFSKSTI, encoded by the exons AGAGGATCAGATGAGCTAATGTCTAGCAGTCTATATAACAGTCCGACCTCTGGGCTGACCGGTATTGTAACTG CCAATGGCAATGACAGCAAAAAATTACGAGTGGAAGACAGAATGGATTGCCCCCCCTCTCGGGTAATCCACATTCGCAAATTGCCCAATGAAGTGTCGGAGACGGAAGTCATTGCTCTTGGCTTGCCTTTTGGGAAAGTCACTAACATCCTGACACTCAAGGGGAAAAATCAG GCTTTCTTGGAGCTTGGAACCGAAGAAGCAGCCATGACCATGGTGAACTACTACACTGCCGTAACGCCTCACGTCCGCAATGTTCCCGTATTTATCCAGTACTCAAATCACAAGGAGCTGAAGACGGACAACGCGGGAAACCAG CGCGCCCAGGCTGTTCTCCAAGCAGTCTCAGCTGTgcaggcagggggcgctgccaCTCCAGTGACGGCCTCCAGTGAAAATGCGCTGACCCCGACTCCCAGCCCAGTGCTTAGAATAATCATTGACAACATGTTTTATCCCGTCACTCTGGATGTCCTTCAGCAG ATCTTCTCCAAGTTTGGAACAGTCATGAAAATCATCACTTTCACCAAGAACAATCAGTTCCAAGCCCTGCTACAATTCAGCGACCCTGTGAATGCACAGCAGGCCAAACTG GCCTTAGATGGACAGAATATCTATAATGCCTGCTGCACATTGAGGATTGACTTCTCCAAGTTGGTGAACCTCAACGTGAAGTATAACAATGACAAGAGTCGGGATTACACTCGACCAGAGCTCCCAGCCGGAGATGGTCAGCCCGCTGTGGACTCCTCCGTGGCTGCAACTTTTAACAAGGATTCTTCATCTTTACTTG GTACTCCATCTGGAATTGTGGCTCCTTATACTAGTGGAGGAGGATTTCCATCTTCTCTTGGTTTTGCACAGGGTGGAG GGGCTCTGAGCCCGCTGAGCGCGGCGGCCGCAGCGGCAGTCGCTGCTGGCAGGGTGGCGCTGTCGGGTCACTCCGGCACCAACGGCGTGTTGCTGGTCAGCAATCTCAACGAGGAG ATGGTTACGCCCCAAAGTCTGTTTACCCTCTTCG GTGTGTATGGCGATGCTCAACGTGTGAAGATACTTTACAATAAGAAAGACAGCGCGCTCATACAGATGGCTGATGGGAATCAAGCCCAGCTTG CAATGAGTCATCTTAACGGGCAGAAGATGTACGGTAAGATCATCCGGGTCACGCTGTCAAAGCATCAGATGGTGCAGCTTCCCAGAGAAGGACTGGACGACCAGGGGCTCACAAAGGATTTCACAAACTCCCCCTTGCATCGTTTCAAGAAACCCGGTTCCAAGAACTTCCAGAACATATTTCCCCCGTCTGCAACTCTTCACCTGTCAAACATCCC ACAAGACGTAACGGAGGATGACCTGCGGGTACTGTTTTCAAACTCCGGTGGCACTGTGAAAGCCTTCAAGTTTTTTCA GGACCGCAAAATGGCCCTTCTGCAGATGTCTACTGTTGAAGAAGCAATTCAAGCCTTGATTGACCTCCACAATTACAACATGGGGGACAACCATCACCTGCGTGTTTCCTTCTCAAAGTCAACCATCTGA
- the ptbp2a gene encoding polypyrimidine tract-binding protein 2 isoform X3, with the protein MSSSLYNSPTSGLTGIVTANGNDSKKLRVEDRMDCPPSRVIHIRKLPNEVSETEVIALGLPFGKVTNILTLKGKNQAFLELGTEEAAMTMVNYYTAVTPHVRNVPVFIQYSNHKELKTDNAGNQRAQAVLQAVSAVQAGGAATPVTASSENALTPTPSPVLRIIIDNMFYPVTLDVLQQIFSKFGTVMKIITFTKNNQFQALLQFSDPVNAQQAKLALDGQNIYNACCTLRIDFSKLVNLNVKYNNDKSRDYTRPELPAGDGQPAVDSSVAATFNKDSSSLLGTPSGIVAPYTSGGGFPSSLGFAQGGGALSPLSAAAAAAVAAGRVALSGHSGTNGVLLVSNLNEEMVTPQSLFTLFGVYGDAQRVKILYNKKDSALIQMADGNQAQLAMSHLNGQKMYGKIIRVTLSKHQMVQLPREGLDDQGLTKDFTNSPLHRFKKPGSKNFQNIFPPSATLHLSNIPQDVTEDDLRVLFSNSGGTVKAFKFFQDRKMALLQMSTVEEAIQALIDLHNYNMGDNHHLRVSFSKSTI; encoded by the exons ATGTCTAGCAGTCTATATAACAGTCCGACCTCTGGGCTGACCGGTATTGTAACTG CCAATGGCAATGACAGCAAAAAATTACGAGTGGAAGACAGAATGGATTGCCCCCCCTCTCGGGTAATCCACATTCGCAAATTGCCCAATGAAGTGTCGGAGACGGAAGTCATTGCTCTTGGCTTGCCTTTTGGGAAAGTCACTAACATCCTGACACTCAAGGGGAAAAATCAG GCTTTCTTGGAGCTTGGAACCGAAGAAGCAGCCATGACCATGGTGAACTACTACACTGCCGTAACGCCTCACGTCCGCAATGTTCCCGTATTTATCCAGTACTCAAATCACAAGGAGCTGAAGACGGACAACGCGGGAAACCAG CGCGCCCAGGCTGTTCTCCAAGCAGTCTCAGCTGTgcaggcagggggcgctgccaCTCCAGTGACGGCCTCCAGTGAAAATGCGCTGACCCCGACTCCCAGCCCAGTGCTTAGAATAATCATTGACAACATGTTTTATCCCGTCACTCTGGATGTCCTTCAGCAG ATCTTCTCCAAGTTTGGAACAGTCATGAAAATCATCACTTTCACCAAGAACAATCAGTTCCAAGCCCTGCTACAATTCAGCGACCCTGTGAATGCACAGCAGGCCAAACTG GCCTTAGATGGACAGAATATCTATAATGCCTGCTGCACATTGAGGATTGACTTCTCCAAGTTGGTGAACCTCAACGTGAAGTATAACAATGACAAGAGTCGGGATTACACTCGACCAGAGCTCCCAGCCGGAGATGGTCAGCCCGCTGTGGACTCCTCCGTGGCTGCAACTTTTAACAAGGATTCTTCATCTTTACTTG GTACTCCATCTGGAATTGTGGCTCCTTATACTAGTGGAGGAGGATTTCCATCTTCTCTTGGTTTTGCACAGGGTGGAG GGGCTCTGAGCCCGCTGAGCGCGGCGGCCGCAGCGGCAGTCGCTGCTGGCAGGGTGGCGCTGTCGGGTCACTCCGGCACCAACGGCGTGTTGCTGGTCAGCAATCTCAACGAGGAG ATGGTTACGCCCCAAAGTCTGTTTACCCTCTTCG GTGTGTATGGCGATGCTCAACGTGTGAAGATACTTTACAATAAGAAAGACAGCGCGCTCATACAGATGGCTGATGGGAATCAAGCCCAGCTTG CAATGAGTCATCTTAACGGGCAGAAGATGTACGGTAAGATCATCCGGGTCACGCTGTCAAAGCATCAGATGGTGCAGCTTCCCAGAGAAGGACTGGACGACCAGGGGCTCACAAAGGATTTCACAAACTCCCCCTTGCATCGTTTCAAGAAACCCGGTTCCAAGAACTTCCAGAACATATTTCCCCCGTCTGCAACTCTTCACCTGTCAAACATCCC ACAAGACGTAACGGAGGATGACCTGCGGGTACTGTTTTCAAACTCCGGTGGCACTGTGAAAGCCTTCAAGTTTTTTCA GGACCGCAAAATGGCCCTTCTGCAGATGTCTACTGTTGAAGAAGCAATTCAAGCCTTGATTGACCTCCACAATTACAACATGGGGGACAACCATCACCTGCGTGTTTCCTTCTCAAAGTCAACCATCTGA
- the ptbp2a gene encoding polypyrimidine tract-binding protein 2 isoform X2: MDGIVSDVAIGVKRGSDELMSSSLYNSPTSGLTGIVTANGNDSKKLRVEDRMDCPPSRVIHIRKLPNEVSETEVIALGLPFGKVTNILTLKGKNQAFLELGTEEAAMTMVNYYTAVTPHVRNVPVFIQYSNHKELKTDNAGNQRAQAVLQAVSAVQAGGAATPVTASSENALTPTPSPVLRIIIDNMFYPVTLDVLQQIFSKFGTVMKIITFTKNNQFQALLQFSDPVNAQQAKLALDGQNIYNACCTLRIDFSKLVNLNVKYNNDKSRDYTRPELPAGDGQPAVDSSVAATFNKDSSSLLGTPSGIVAPYTSGGGFPSSLGFAQGGGALSPLSAAAAAAVAAGRVALSGHSGTNGVLLVSNLNEEMVTPQSLFTLFGVYGDAQRVKILYNKKDSALIQMADGNQAQLAMSHLNGQKMYGKIIRVTLSKHQMVQLPREGLDDQGLTKDFTNSPLHRFKKPGSKNFQNIFPPSATLHLSNIPQDVTEDDLRVLFSNSGGTVKAFKFFQDRKMALLQMSTVEEAIQALIDLHNYNMGDNHHLRVSFSKSTI; encoded by the exons AGAGGATCAGATGAGCTAATGTCTAGCAGTCTATATAACAGTCCGACCTCTGGGCTGACCGGTATTGTAACTG CCAATGGCAATGACAGCAAAAAATTACGAGTGGAAGACAGAATGGATTGCCCCCCCTCTCGGGTAATCCACATTCGCAAATTGCCCAATGAAGTGTCGGAGACGGAAGTCATTGCTCTTGGCTTGCCTTTTGGGAAAGTCACTAACATCCTGACACTCAAGGGGAAAAATCAG GCTTTCTTGGAGCTTGGAACCGAAGAAGCAGCCATGACCATGGTGAACTACTACACTGCCGTAACGCCTCACGTCCGCAATGTTCCCGTATTTATCCAGTACTCAAATCACAAGGAGCTGAAGACGGACAACGCGGGAAACCAG CGCGCCCAGGCTGTTCTCCAAGCAGTCTCAGCTGTgcaggcagggggcgctgccaCTCCAGTGACGGCCTCCAGTGAAAATGCGCTGACCCCGACTCCCAGCCCAGTGCTTAGAATAATCATTGACAACATGTTTTATCCCGTCACTCTGGATGTCCTTCAGCAG ATCTTCTCCAAGTTTGGAACAGTCATGAAAATCATCACTTTCACCAAGAACAATCAGTTCCAAGCCCTGCTACAATTCAGCGACCCTGTGAATGCACAGCAGGCCAAACTG GCCTTAGATGGACAGAATATCTATAATGCCTGCTGCACATTGAGGATTGACTTCTCCAAGTTGGTGAACCTCAACGTGAAGTATAACAATGACAAGAGTCGGGATTACACTCGACCAGAGCTCCCAGCCGGAGATGGTCAGCCCGCTGTGGACTCCTCCGTGGCTGCAACTTTTAACAAGGATTCTTCATCTTTACTTG GTACTCCATCTGGAATTGTGGCTCCTTATACTAGTGGAGGAGGATTTCCATCTTCTCTTGGTTTTGCACAGGGTGGAG GGGCTCTGAGCCCGCTGAGCGCGGCGGCCGCAGCGGCAGTCGCTGCTGGCAGGGTGGCGCTGTCGGGTCACTCCGGCACCAACGGCGTGTTGCTGGTCAGCAATCTCAACGAGGAG ATGGTTACGCCCCAAAGTCTGTTTACCCTCTTCG GTGTGTATGGCGATGCTCAACGTGTGAAGATACTTTACAATAAGAAAGACAGCGCGCTCATACAGATGGCTGATGGGAATCAAGCCCAGCTTG CAATGAGTCATCTTAACGGGCAGAAGATGTACGGTAAGATCATCCGGGTCACGCTGTCAAAGCATCAGATGGTGCAGCTTCCCAGAGAAGGACTGGACGACCAGGGGCTCACAAAGGATTTCACAAACTCCCCCTTGCATCGTTTCAAGAAACCCGGTTCCAAGAACTTCCAGAACATATTTCCCCCGTCTGCAACTCTTCACCTGTCAAACATCCC ACAAGACGTAACGGAGGATGACCTGCGGGTACTGTTTTCAAACTCCGGTGGCACTGTGAAAGCCTTCAAGTTTTTTCA GGACCGCAAAATGGCCCTTCTGCAGATGTCTACTGTTGAAGAAGCAATTCAAGCCTTGATTGACCTCCACAATTACAACATGGGGGACAACCATCACCTGCGTGTTTCCTTCTCAAAGTCAACCATCTGA